DNA from Prunus persica cultivar Lovell chromosome G6, Prunus_persica_NCBIv2, whole genome shotgun sequence:
AAAAATAAAGCCGTTGGCCGCTGAACTATTCAAACACAGTTTCTTTCTTGGTCTTGCAACCCTATGCACTTGCCCTCTCTCAATTTACAGCATTATCTACAAACCTGACATCATCAGGCAGAAGATTAGTAGAAAACACGTCGAGATTCAAGTATAACAAATCATCTGCAATGTGCAGAAGAAACCTCACCTTTTTTACCAACTAAAGAATCCCCTTTTGAAGCACCTACAGATGTATCCACTTCAAATGTTGGCATCTCCAATGTGGGCACTATGGGAGGTTTTATTCTCCTGGTAACTGTCATCTTCAAACCTTCTGTGGTGTGAATTGTTGCTCCCGTAGTCATCTTGACCTGCTTGGAGAACCATTCTTTAGACAGAAATAGAATCACATACTTTAAGTTCAATATAACACTACAGGTTTTTACAAGTTCACTCAGCTTATAAAACTTATTGTGGTTCACAACAATGCCACCAACAAATACACGATTCGAAAGAGTTCCAATTGGGCTAGATATAATACATGCAGGAAACAACACGGGGCTACTTACCTCAGGAGCACCAAGTGCCATTTGAAAGTTAAATCTTCGAACAAGCATTGCAAGTGCCACCACAGTCTGTAAATCAGCAATGAGAGTGTTTCAcaatgctttatttatttgggaAAAGGAGAAGCTTTGAAGGCTTGTATATGATCATCATGAGAGGCATGCAAAAATTTCAGTGATTTATATACATaaagttatataaatattaaaataaaaaaagtagaccatccaacaagttcAAATATTCTACCTCGTATGTGGCAAACATGTCACCTACACATTTCCGTGGTCCTCCACCAAAGGGCAAGTAACTGAAATAATAACTACCACAGTAATTTATttgtggaaagaaaaaaaacattcaagaGAAAATTGAACCCTGAATCCCATGTCATTCCCTGAAACTGATTGAAATTATACTAACTACTAAGAAGCTGCTGTATTCtgaaagtgatttttttttcttctcagaaAAGATAGCACAGAATAGATTAAATAATACAGTGTCATGTGCAACTTCAATAACTTGTACATTTGCAGTAATTTAGCCCTTTTCCGTGCTAAAACTGGTCATATGCAATGTTGATCCAAGAAGTATAGGATAGGTTTGTTTatttagaatgtcagtttcATTAAGATTTGAACACGTTTATGACGTACCAGATACATCTAGAACCATCTAATATGGAATGTGGCAAAATAAATACAGAAAAGGCATACTTCTTTCAATTGTCATCCTCCAAACtccaaaaaatattaataatattttcttttcatatttgaGTGTGCAATGATACCACACATTAATCGAACTTCTGCAGCCCCATTTTacccacacacacaaaattgtACAATGCTCATCCACCAAGGATGTTAACATTCagaacttcaataacctgacAGATCAATTGTAACTCCAATATCTTGTGATATGTATCTAATTCAGAGAATAAGCAGAGAGATGAAATACCGAAAATTTTGGTTCGTCTCATTTGGATTGGGTCCATCTAATGGCCATCTTTCAGGCTTAAACTTATCTGCATCATCCCATTGTTTTGGACTGCGATGCAGATtccaaatacaaataaatatatcctCATTCCTGtaaatgaaaagataaaaatggcATTAGATGTTgcatattaacaacatattcaCAGTAGATTTTCTAGGTATAACCTTTTAATAGAGTAGTCTCCAAGCCTGTCATCCTCAAGAGAACGACGAATTAACACAGGTGGTTGTGGGTAAAGCCTCAAGGACTGCaaaggaagaaggaaagttAAACCAATCGATAAAAAATGACCATTTAtacagaaaattaattttctaaatcCTTCAGATAAAAGCTGATATGCTTACCTCATTAATAACACGAGTTGCATACTTGAGTTTCTTCACATCTTCAATTGTGGGACATCTATCTCCTAGAACGGAATCAGCCTAAGAACATGAAGAACTATAATTAAAGCGAAACAATATGATATAGGCTAAAGTATTCACGACTCCTGTGATTCTTTTGGTAGAAATACGGGTGCATTAAAATTAAAGCTCTAACATACCTCCTCTTGGAGCTTCGACATGACGCTAGGCTCCTGCAGCCAATCAAAAGGTAAAGTCGTGATGAAATTTGTAGTCCTCATTTATTTAATAACTTTCTAATCTATTTtaagaaaatgaattaaatatatttgattCAAAATAGTTATATGCTGTAAATTCATCACACCCTTATAAACTTTGCAAGCATCTCAGATTTACAAGTTGGTATAGTTCTGCATTTCAAGTAAAGATCCATTTTATTTCCCAAAATTCCCGGTTACAGGGCAAGGAGTAAGCCTCAAGGAAGGTCCATATTACTATGCACTACAGAACATAAAAGTGAGAAATTAGTTCCTTTACTAGGCCTCAAATGTGTTACCGTGGAAAGAAGATAAAAGGTCCATGTTAAAACTGCAGCTGATGTTTCATGCCCAGCTATAAGCATTGTCATCAAGTCATCACGGAGTTGCTTGCTAGAAACCTACAAATAGTTGTGTAAAAAGTTTAATCATTTGAGCTGGTGACAAGTGTGTATGATAGTTGCAGTTACATACATCATCCCCAGACGCCAAAAGGAAATGGAGAATACTAGGATCTTGTTCATTCATATACTCCTCATGAAACTGTAGCTCTTCTTCGTCTACCATCCTCTGCAGatgacaaacaaaaataataacaataacaaaacTGCATCAGCTTAGCAGCCATGCCCAGCCATGTAtcattttgaaagaaaaagggaaaaaaaaaattgtgattgGAAATATAGTAGCAAATAttatcaagaaaagaaaagaaaaaaaagaggaccACAGCTCTATGTTGTGCCAGCAATTGATGACTTTACCTTGCAAATTGCTATCAAATCATCCAGCGTAGTATTGATTAGTTTGAGGGCTGTTGCGACCTTTCTTTGTCGTGGTGAAATGTCTTTCCATATTGGGATTTCCCATACTGGTATTGGTGCAACACTACGATCTTCTGCTTCTCTCAGGACAGTGTACACAGCCTGCTCTAGCCAAAATAGAAAGACAGCATTATGTTAAGTACTGCTATAAAATCAACTACAAAAGAGAATTGAT
Protein-coding regions in this window:
- the LOC18773654 gene encoding protein LUTEIN DEFICIENT 5, chloroplastic, translating into MAATIPLLQFVPTKTFQAKIHSNRLRPTKQRGTFGLSMVTCSSSNGREPDSVDGVKSVERLLEEKRRAELSARIASGEFTVEKTGYPSQLKNGLSKLGVPREILDFLFSWADAHDGSPKIPEAKGAIGAIQSEAFFIPLYELYLTYGGIYRLTFGPKSFLIVSDPSIAKHILRDNSKAYSKGILAEILEFVMGKGLIPADGEIWRVRRRAIVPALHQKYVAAMINLFGEATERLCQKLDAAASDGEDVEMESLFSRLTLDIIGKALFNYDFDSLTNDTGIVEAVYTVLREAEDRSVAPIPVWEIPIWKDISPRQRKVATALKLINTTLDDLIAICKRMVDEEELQFHEEYMNEQDPSILHFLLASGDDVSSKQLRDDLMTMLIAGHETSAAVLTWTFYLLSTEPSVMSKLQEEADSVLGDRCPTIEDVKKLKYATRVINESLRLYPQPPVLIRRSLEDDRLGDYSIKRNEDIFICIWNLHRSPKQWDDADKFKPERWPLDGPNPNETNQNFRYLPFGGGPRKCVGDMFATYETVVALAMLVRRFNFQMALGAPEVKMTTGATIHTTEGLKMTVTRRIKPPIVPTLEMPTFEVDTSVGASKGDSLVGKKGL